A part of Entelurus aequoreus isolate RoL-2023_Sb linkage group LG03, RoL_Eaeq_v1.1, whole genome shotgun sequence genomic DNA contains:
- the LOC133646830 gene encoding uncharacterized protein LOC133646830 isoform X4: MMDDAMQGRLYNSQLALSNQNHDNNDILEFLIKTEMEDSGAKISAEVDGTTDVEATPTECVPMGWRRMNECSYKMSEAETDRLIKVRAVNEAIFTGRKHTARPAWRAVLHELGLQGKLTTDQLAKKWDNLKRRYKELKFPARGVETNPSSWPWFCRMNDAMEGRLAGAAPVLTPIVDDEDDDCELLSPTPKKRVRRSRGGMAEFLSESEMDLLVDAEEKNTSSALGDLHRMSEFSYKLTEEDIQRLVELRAANESLFTGRRNSAKPAWRGIVKELGLTGKITPDQVAKKWDNLKTKFKDLKFPPRGMEVQTNPASWPWFQLISDALEGRLAGKAPLVTPIWTNEEDSVFISSPPPADSLMAERSVCGLESVAGGDGGEPDGNVTYIDASGEECSTPSDLSYKMTDQDTQRMIQLRAANEALFTGRRNAAKAAWKAIIQQLGLQGKVSTYQMSKKWDNLKRRFKDLKYPPAGMESVSDGAASWPWFHLMSEAMEGRLVSSAHLIAPATRGDGQHHPDPAPRHRTRSAPPPTDYTQESYGDASGVQDRLGGLEREWETLQRERVAVERQREMLEGERAAVERERAAVQAERQWLEQERVAVERDRAMLEQERAGLSRERAMLDQRTLMLTPVVHSGHLNSLL; this comes from the exons ATGATGGACGATGCCATGCAGGGTCGACTGTACAACAGCCAACTTGCGCTGAGCAACCAGAACCACGACAACAACGACATCTTGGAGTTCCTCATCAAAACTGAAATGGAGGACTCAGGGGCGAAGATAAGCGCCGAAGTCGACGGGACGACTGATGTTGAGGCTACGCCCACTGAGTGCGTTCCTATGGGCTGGAGGAGGATGAACGAGTGCTCGTACAAAA TGTCCGAGGCTGAAACGGATCGTCTGATCAAAGTTCGCGCCGTCAACGAGGCCATATTCACTGGCAGGAAGCACACGGCCAGGCCGGCGTGGAG GGCCGTCCTGCACGAACTGGGTCTTCAGGGGAAGCTGACCACAGATCAGCTGGCCAAGAAGTGGGACAACCTGAAGAGGAGGTATAAG GAGCTGAAGTTTCCAGCGCGCGGTGTGGAGACCAACCCGAGCTCGTGGCCGTGGTTCTGCCGGATGAACGACGCTATGGAGGGCCGGTTGGCCGGCGCCGCGCCCGTCCTCACACCCATAGTGGACGACGAAGACGATGACTGCGAATTGCTGTCGCCGACTCCCAAAAAGCGAGTGAGGCGAAGTCGCGGTGGAATGGCAGAGTTTCTGAGCGAGTCTGAGATGGACCTCCTGGTCGACGCAGAGGAAAAAAACACTTCTTCGGCATTGGGAGATTTGCATCGAATGTCCGAGTTCAGCTATAAAC TGACAGAAGAAGACATCCAGCGACTGGTGGAGCTCCGAGCTGCTAACGAGTCTTTGTTCACCGGCCGAAGGAACAGCGCCAAGCCAGCTTGGAG GGGCATCGTCAAGGAACTGGGACTGACGGGGAAGATCACCCCGGACCAGGTTGCCAAGAAGTGGGACAATCTGAAGACCAAGTTCAAG GACCTAAAGTTCCCCCCTCGCGGGATGGAAGTGCAGACCAACCCGGCGTCCTGGCCCTGGTTTCAGCTGATCAGTGATGCCCTGGAGGGACGACTGGCGGGGAAAGCCCCCCTGGTTACGCCCATCTGGACCAATGAGGAGGACAGCGTCTTTATCTCTTCCCCTCCACCTGCCGACAGTTTGATGGCAGAGAGGAGTGTGTGCGGATTGGAGTCCGTGGCGGGCGGCGACGGCGGCGAGCCCGACGGTAACGTCACGTACATTGACGCCAGCGGGGAGGAGTGTTCCACACCGTCTGACCTGTCTTATAAAA TGACCGACCAGGACACTCAACGCATGATCCAGCTGCGAGCTGCTAACGAGGCCTTGTTTACTGGAAGAAGAAATGCTGCCAAAGCTGCTTGGAA GGCTATCATCCAGCAGCTCGGTCTTCAGGGGAAAGTCTCCACATACCAGATGTCGAAAAAATGGGACAACCTCAAGCGGAGGTTCAAG GATCTCAAGTACCCTCCAGCGGGCATGGAGAGTGTCAGCGATGGTGCCGCCTCCTGGCCGTGGTTCCACCTGATGAGTGAAGCCATGGAGGGTCGTCTCGTGAGTAGCGCACACCTCATCGCCCCCGCCACCCGGGGCGATGGTCAGCATCACCCTGACCCCGCCCCCAGACATCGGACTCGCTCTGCCCCTCCCCCCACTGACTATACTCAGGAGTCGTACGGCGACGCCAGCGGCGTGCAGGACCGGCTAGGAGGCTTGGAGAGGGAGTGGGAGACGTTGCAGCGAGAGCGGGTGGCGGTGGAGCGTCAGCGGGAGATGCTGGAAGGAGAACGGGCGGCGGTGGAGCGGGAGCGAGCGGCGGTACAGGCAGAAAGGCAGTGGCTAGAGCAGGAGCGTGTGGCGGTGGAGAGGGACCGTGCCATGCTGGAGCAGGAGAGGGCGGGGCTCAGCAGAGAGAGGGCGATGCTTGACCAGCGCACACTAATGCTAACGCCCGTCGTCCACTCCGGACACCTCAACTCTCTTTTGTAG